A section of the Burkholderia mallei ATCC 23344 genome encodes:
- a CDS encoding NUDIX domain-containing protein codes for MADLPNHDATLTETCIESESVYDGAFLKVKRDTVRLPDGKHATREYVTHPGAVMVIPLFDDGRVLMESQYRYPIGKVMAEFPAGKLDPNEGALACAVRELREETGYTAREYVFLTRIHPIISYSTEFIDIYLARGLTAGERKLDDGEFLETFTATLPDLLEWVRTGRISDVKTIIGTMWLEKAVSGAWPLGDVIRP; via the coding sequence ATGGCCGATTTGCCGAATCACGACGCCACCCTCACCGAAACTTGCATCGAAAGCGAATCCGTCTACGACGGCGCGTTCCTGAAGGTCAAGCGCGACACCGTTCGTCTGCCGGACGGCAAGCATGCGACGCGCGAATACGTGACGCATCCGGGCGCGGTGATGGTCATCCCGCTGTTCGACGACGGCCGCGTGCTGATGGAAAGCCAGTACCGCTATCCGATCGGCAAGGTGATGGCCGAGTTTCCGGCGGGCAAGCTCGATCCGAACGAAGGCGCGCTCGCCTGCGCGGTGCGCGAACTGCGTGAGGAAACCGGCTACACCGCGCGCGAATACGTGTTCCTCACGCGCATTCATCCGATCATCTCGTATTCGACCGAATTCATCGATATCTATCTCGCGCGCGGCCTGACGGCGGGCGAGCGCAAGCTCGACGACGGCGAGTTCCTCGAGACGTTCACGGCGACGCTGCCGGACCTGCTCGAGTGGGTGCGCACCGGCCGGATCAGCGACGTCAAGACGATCATCGGCACGATGTGGCTCGAGAAGGCGGTATCGGGCGCATGGCCGCTCGGTGACGTGATCCGGCCGTAG
- a CDS encoding DUF2818 family protein, translating to MSASGWFIVLLALAGANLPFLNQRLFAVVPLKSAAAAKKSAWIRIGEMIVLYLIVGALGFWLESRAGNRFEQGWQFYAITFSLFVVFAFPGFTFQYLVKRR from the coding sequence ATGTCGGCCTCCGGCTGGTTCATCGTGCTGTTGGCGCTCGCGGGCGCCAACCTGCCGTTCCTGAATCAGCGCCTGTTCGCCGTCGTGCCGCTGAAAAGCGCCGCGGCGGCGAAAAAGAGCGCGTGGATCCGGATCGGCGAAATGATCGTGCTGTACCTTATCGTCGGCGCGCTGGGCTTCTGGCTCGAATCGCGCGCCGGCAACCGCTTCGAACAGGGCTGGCAGTTTTACGCGATCACCTTCAGTCTCTTCGTGGTGTTCGCGTTTCCCGGCTTCACGTTCCAGTATCTCGTCAAACGGCGCTGA